Proteins co-encoded in one Bacillus sp. FSL H8-0547 genomic window:
- a CDS encoding peptidoglycan DD-metalloendopeptidase family protein, whose protein sequence is MGNRADDLRKKMAKRKRELRLGDASKRDPKPFSALPYTDDEEKYSGAAYHSYDPGSDAGGGKHPLFKPDVFMFKLLIGACLVLVSAIVFKNDSPPFEKVQHVVTSTFEEEFQFARISKWYGEQFGDPLALIKPAADKQPASDQYTAPASGKVLETFEDNGQGVMVETSSTLVEAMNEGIVIEIGKKEESGLTVVVQHDDSTESWYGNLEEVQVSLYDFVENGKEIGKIKAAEDQKGTYYFAIKKGEQFIDPIQVISFE, encoded by the coding sequence ATGGGGAATCGTGCGGATGATCTGCGGAAAAAAATGGCGAAAAGAAAACGGGAGCTCCGTTTGGGGGATGCTTCTAAACGGGATCCCAAACCGTTTTCAGCTCTTCCTTACACGGATGATGAGGAGAAATACAGCGGCGCTGCGTATCATTCGTACGATCCCGGCAGTGACGCCGGGGGAGGAAAGCATCCGCTGTTTAAGCCGGATGTGTTTATGTTCAAACTGCTGATCGGCGCCTGTCTTGTGCTGGTATCAGCGATCGTGTTTAAAAATGATTCGCCTCCGTTTGAAAAGGTTCAGCATGTTGTCACAAGCACGTTTGAAGAAGAGTTCCAGTTTGCGAGAATATCAAAATGGTACGGGGAACAGTTCGGTGACCCTCTGGCTCTGATAAAGCCTGCTGCTGACAAACAGCCTGCTTCAGACCAGTATACCGCTCCTGCATCAGGCAAGGTGCTTGAAACGTTTGAAGACAATGGCCAGGGTGTGATGGTAGAAACAAGCAGCACGCTTGTGGAAGCGATGAATGAGGGTATCGTCATTGAAATCGGAAAAAAGGAAGAGTCAGGTCTGACGGTAGTCGTCCAGCATGACGATTCAACAGAAAGCTGGTACGGAAACCTCGAAGAAGTGCAGGTTTCCCTGTATGACTTTGTTGAGAACGGCAAAGAAATCGGCAAAATCAAAGCAGCAGAAGATCAAAAGGGAACGTATTATTTTGCTATTAAAAAGGGTGAGCAATTTATAGACCCGATACAGGTGATCTCCTTTGAATAA
- a CDS encoding rod shape-determining protein, with product MFGIGTRDLGIDLGTANTLVFVKGKGIVVREPSVVAMQTDTKSIVAVGNDAKNMIGRTPGNVVALRPMKDGVIADYETTAAMMKYYIKQATKGKGIFSSKPYVMVCVPSGITAVEERAVIDATRQAGARDAYTIEEPFAAAIGANLPVWEPTGSMVVDIGGGTTEVAIISLGGIVTSQSIRVAGDEMDDAIVNYIRKTYNLMIGDRTSESIKMEIGSAGSPEGVENMDIRGRDLLTGLPKTIEITAKEIAEALRDTVNSIVDSVKNTLEKTPPELAADIMDRGIVLTGGGALLRNIDKVISEETNMPVLIAENPLDCVAIGTGKALEHIHLFKTKAKDSR from the coding sequence ATGTTTGGAATTGGGACAAGAGACCTTGGTATAGATTTGGGTACGGCCAATACACTGGTATTTGTTAAAGGAAAAGGAATTGTTGTGCGCGAGCCTTCAGTTGTGGCGATGCAGACGGATACGAAGTCGATCGTGGCAGTAGGAAACGACGCGAAAAATATGATCGGACGCACACCCGGCAATGTAGTGGCGCTCCGCCCGATGAAAGACGGCGTTATCGCCGACTATGAAACAACAGCAGCAATGATGAAGTATTACATAAAACAAGCAACAAAAGGGAAAGGCATTTTCTCAAGCAAGCCTTACGTTATGGTCTGTGTTCCTTCCGGCATTACAGCAGTAGAAGAACGTGCAGTGATCGATGCAACAAGACAGGCTGGTGCACGTGATGCTTATACAATAGAAGAGCCGTTTGCAGCTGCGATCGGTGCAAATCTTCCTGTCTGGGAACCGACTGGAAGCATGGTTGTTGATATTGGCGGCGGTACGACTGAAGTAGCCATCATCTCTCTTGGCGGAATTGTCACGTCACAGTCAATCCGCGTAGCAGGCGATGAAATGGATGATGCAATCGTCAACTACATCCGCAAAACATACAATTTGATGATCGGTGACCGCACGTCTGAATCCATTAAAATGGAAATCGGTTCAGCAGGATCTCCTGAGGGCGTTGAGAACATGGACATCCGCGGCCGTGATCTTCTGACAGGTCTTCCGAAAACAATTGAAATTACTGCGAAAGAAATTGCAGAAGCTCTTCGCGATACGGTAAATTCAATTGTCGATTCTGTTAAAAACACACTTGAAAAGACTCCGCCTGAGCTTGCAGCGGACATTATGGACCGCGGCATCGTCCTTACTGGCGGCGGCGCTTTGCTCCGCAATATTGATAAAGTGATTAGTGAAGAAACGAACATGCCTGTCCTTATTGCCGAGAATCCTCTTGACTGTGTAGCAATCGGCACCGGCAAAGCTCTTGAACATATTCATCTTTTCAAAACAAAAGCAAAAGACAGCAGATAA
- a CDS encoding Maf family protein, whose translation MKHHLILASGSPRRKELLEKVSIPFTVVVSDVEETVDPALSPSDIVMSLAEQKAAAVAERFRDSVVLGSDTVVVYGGEILGKPADEEDAKTTLAKLSGKTHQVLTGVAILHQEKKIVFYEQTDVTFWPLTVEDIEEYVLSGEPMDKAGSYGIQGLGSLFVKEIRGDYFSVVGLPLSRTARELKKAGYIR comes from the coding sequence ATGAAACATCATCTTATTTTAGCCTCAGGATCTCCGCGCAGAAAAGAGCTTCTTGAAAAAGTCAGCATCCCGTTTACTGTTGTTGTCAGTGATGTGGAAGAGACAGTTGACCCTGCGCTTTCGCCCTCTGACATTGTCATGTCTCTCGCTGAGCAGAAGGCCGCTGCTGTTGCAGAGCGCTTCAGAGACTCCGTTGTTCTTGGATCGGATACAGTAGTCGTTTACGGCGGCGAAATTCTCGGAAAACCTGCCGACGAAGAGGATGCAAAGACAACGCTTGCCAAGCTTTCTGGCAAAACACATCAGGTGCTCACAGGTGTTGCCATTTTGCATCAGGAGAAGAAAATCGTTTTTTACGAGCAGACAGATGTGACATTCTGGCCGCTTACAGTTGAAGACATTGAAGAGTATGTGCTGTCCGGAGAGCCGATGGACAAGGCGGGATCCTACGGCATACAAGGTCTTGGATCACTGTTTGTAAAAGAGATCCGCGGTGATTATTTTTCTGTCGTAGGACTTCCTTTGTCAAGGACAGCGAGAGAGCTGAAAAAAGCGGGTTACATCCGTTAA
- the radC gene encoding DNA repair protein RadC: protein MDVLKIHDFPLEDRPRERLIHDGPESLANHELLAILLRTGSKKESVLQLANRLLNHFEGLRFLKEASVAELTSISGIGEAKAVQVLAALELGRRINRLAYEDRYVIKSPQDGANYVMEEMRFLSQEHFVCLYLNTKNQVLHKQTVFIGSLNASIVHPREVFKEALKRSAASIICIHNHPSGDPSPSREDIEVTKRLTECGKMLGIELLDHLIIGEQKYVSLKEKGYL, encoded by the coding sequence TTGGACGTGCTGAAAATCCATGATTTCCCGTTGGAAGACAGGCCGCGTGAACGGCTGATTCATGATGGTCCTGAAAGTCTCGCAAACCATGAGCTGCTTGCCATCCTGCTTCGAACAGGTTCAAAAAAAGAGTCTGTTCTGCAGCTTGCCAACCGTTTGCTCAACCATTTTGAAGGCCTGCGGTTTTTAAAGGAAGCATCAGTCGCCGAGCTGACGAGCATTTCCGGAATCGGAGAGGCTAAGGCCGTTCAGGTTCTGGCGGCGCTTGAGCTCGGCAGACGGATCAACCGTCTTGCCTATGAAGACAGATATGTCATTAAATCCCCTCAGGACGGCGCCAATTATGTCATGGAGGAAATGCGCTTTTTGTCACAGGAGCATTTTGTCTGCCTCTATTTAAATACGAAAAATCAGGTGCTTCATAAACAAACCGTTTTTATCGGAAGCCTGAATGCCTCAATCGTTCATCCCCGCGAAGTATTTAAAGAAGCGCTGAAACGCTCTGCCGCTTCGATTATCTGCATCCACAACCACCCGTCAGGCGACCCTTCCCCTAGCAGAGAAGATATTGAAGTTACTAAAAGATTAACAGAGTGTGGTAAAATGTTAGGGATAGAGCTTTTGGACCATCTTATTATCGGCGAGCAAAAATATGTGAGTTTAAAAGAAAAAGGATATTTGTAA
- the mreD gene encoding rod shape-determining protein MreD, protein MNRILLPLFILFVFISESTFTDLIELPFTSEDQVIIPRFVMLSVVFITAYYSQKMGIIYGMVFGLLHDIVYTEILGIYLFAYPLFAYLISKALKALQGNMLVVLFLSLLAVTLLEFYSYGIQMLIGYSNLPFYDFTNLRLLPTILANSVGAIVLIYPMSRFISKVKRDYMDDL, encoded by the coding sequence ATGAACCGTATCCTCCTTCCTCTTTTCATTTTGTTCGTTTTTATATCGGAGAGCACCTTTACCGATCTGATTGAGCTTCCGTTCACATCCGAAGATCAAGTGATTATCCCGAGGTTTGTGATGCTATCCGTCGTTTTTATTACGGCTTACTACAGCCAGAAGATGGGGATCATCTACGGAATGGTTTTCGGTTTGCTGCATGATATTGTGTATACCGAAATCCTCGGCATCTATTTGTTTGCCTATCCGCTGTTTGCCTACCTGATCTCAAAAGCTCTGAAGGCTCTTCAAGGGAACATGCTTGTTGTGCTTTTCCTGTCTTTGCTGGCAGTTACTCTTTTGGAGTTTTATTCTTACGGCATTCAGATGCTGATCGGCTATTCAAATCTGCCATTCTATGATTTTACAAATCTGAGGCTTCTTCCGACGATTCTTGCAAACTCAGTTGGCGCCATCGTCCTGATCTATCCGATGAGCCGTTTTATTTCAAAAGTGAAAAGGGACTATATGGATGATCTGTAG
- a CDS encoding thymidylate synthase, with protein MLTILGNNFSEIYYNLLKESINSTSSITNSRNGDVRDLGPAYFEISNKDIFRMPLLDGRGFNPFFALMEYSWLISGSNQLEPLSYFIKNYNQFSDDGQTLYGAYGYRLRTLNGQDQIRKAISVLKKDKTTRRVVLTMWSSRDLGYDSKDIPCNVSIMLKIRDNKLDMTVINRSNDVYLGVPYNVLVFYLLQSYIAEQINCKVGHQRHFTDSLHLYSKHFEKVKIILEKNDPQIIEKLYVEKESFDISNFVNVEHDKMINRIYNQVCEPYQKLFNLYNLYKNGDIDSNTAVEDLPKNLLGYSVFLWFKEKKDFRPFCKF; from the coding sequence TTGCTCACTATATTAGGTAATAACTTTAGTGAAATTTATTACAACTTATTAAAAGAATCAATAAACAGTACCTCATCTATTACTAATTCTAGGAATGGAGATGTCCGAGATTTAGGACCTGCATACTTTGAGATTAGCAATAAGGATATCTTTAGAATGCCTCTGTTAGATGGTAGAGGATTTAATCCTTTTTTTGCTCTAATGGAGTATTCTTGGTTGATAAGTGGTTCAAATCAGTTAGAGCCTTTAAGCTATTTTATTAAGAACTATAATCAATTTTCTGATGATGGACAAACACTTTATGGGGCTTATGGCTATCGATTAAGGACTCTTAACGGTCAAGACCAAATTCGAAAAGCTATATCAGTTTTAAAGAAAGATAAAACTACAAGAAGAGTAGTTTTAACAATGTGGAGTAGTAGGGATTTGGGTTATGATTCAAAAGATATTCCTTGTAACGTATCGATAATGTTAAAAATACGAGATAATAAATTAGATATGACCGTTATTAATAGATCAAATGATGTGTATTTAGGTGTACCCTATAATGTACTAGTTTTCTATTTATTACAAAGCTATATTGCAGAACAAATTAATTGTAAAGTTGGTCATCAAAGGCATTTTACTGATTCACTACATTTATATTCGAAGCACTTTGAAAAAGTTAAAATAATACTTGAGAAAAATGATCCTCAAATAATTGAAAAATTGTATGTAGAAAAGGAAAGTTTTGATATCTCAAACTTTGTAAATGTAGAACATGATAAAATGATTAATCGTATTTATAATCAGGTATGTGAACCTTATCAGAAATTATTTAACCTCTATAACTTATACAAAAATGGTGATATTGATTCAAATACTGCTGTAGAAGACTTGCCTAAAAATCTTTTAGGATATAGTGTATTTCTTTGGTTCAAAGAAAAGAAAGACTTTAGACCCTTTTGTAAATTTTAG
- a CDS encoding M50 family metallopeptidase — protein sequence MNKYLSVFLHIHIHPILWLIMGISVMTAHFQSLLILLVIILVHELGHAMAARHFDWRLKSIVLLPFGGVAEVEEHGNRPLKEELITIAAGPFQHLPLQGAAFLLFSAGYMSPETFQLFTFYNGMIFLFNLLPIWPLDGGKLLFLFVSVRRSYQEAHRLMLMVSAVFLGVYLLVFLLFSPQQLNVWIIAGFLIYSLYTEYKHRSFVSMRFLLERYYGNKQDPGILEPIVVDEDEMIYQTLLKFRRGCKHPIIVERDGKKLFELDENELLHAYFADKRVQSTVGELNYLY from the coding sequence TTGAATAAATATTTGTCTGTGTTTCTTCACATTCATATTCACCCCATTCTATGGCTGATCATGGGAATCTCGGTCATGACTGCCCACTTTCAGTCACTGTTGATTCTGCTTGTGATCATTCTTGTGCATGAGCTTGGGCACGCAATGGCTGCAAGACATTTTGACTGGAGGCTGAAATCAATTGTCCTCCTTCCATTTGGAGGGGTGGCAGAAGTTGAGGAGCATGGGAACAGGCCGCTGAAGGAAGAGCTTATTACGATTGCTGCGGGACCGTTTCAGCATCTTCCTCTGCAGGGAGCTGCCTTTCTTTTGTTTTCAGCAGGCTATATGAGTCCGGAAACGTTTCAGCTTTTTACGTTTTACAACGGAATGATCTTTCTGTTTAATCTGCTGCCGATCTGGCCGCTGGATGGCGGAAAGCTGCTGTTTTTGTTTGTATCTGTGAGGCGGTCCTATCAGGAGGCCCACCGATTGATGCTGATGGTGTCAGCTGTTTTTCTTGGGGTGTATTTGCTGGTTTTCCTCTTGTTTTCTCCGCAGCAGCTGAACGTCTGGATCATTGCAGGGTTTCTCATCTATTCCTTATATACTGAATACAAACACCGAAGCTTTGTAAGCATGCGTTTTCTGCTTGAGAGGTATTACGGCAATAAACAGGACCCGGGGATCCTTGAGCCGATTGTAGTAGATGAGGATGAGATGATTTATCAGACTCTCCTGAAGTTCAGGAGGGGATGCAAGCACCCGATTATTGTAGAACGTGACGGAAAAAAACTGTTTGAGCTTGATGAAAATGAGCTGCTGCATGCTTATTTTGCCGATAAACGCGTGCAGTCGACAGTCGGTGAGCTGAACTACCTCTATTGA
- a CDS encoding C1 family peptidase: MSQKYKFTVDLRYSFPEVRDQGRRGTCTAFAVTSSHEHHRNLEERLSEEFLFSCAKSIQGAYDDKGVSIITALKSIYLYGHTTNDLLPYRETSEFPLLLKDIPKGILTEAETRKITSYNTVSQIISDIETQLSEERSVIAGVVVQPTFWLSPGNNFIDVPSIESVEGYHAIVIVGYGERNDGNKCFIIRNSWGADWGDSGYAYVSYEYFTKYSIGTWTIPKGA, translated from the coding sequence ATGAGTCAAAAATACAAATTCACAGTGGATCTAAGATATAGTTTTCCGGAAGTAAGAGATCAAGGTAGAAGAGGGACGTGTACTGCTTTTGCGGTTACTTCTAGTCATGAGCATCATAGAAACTTAGAAGAGCGATTGTCAGAAGAGTTTCTATTTAGCTGTGCAAAATCAATCCAAGGAGCTTACGATGATAAAGGAGTAAGTATAATTACAGCATTAAAATCAATTTATCTTTATGGTCATACAACAAATGATTTATTACCCTATAGAGAAACTTCGGAATTCCCCTTATTACTTAAAGATATTCCAAAAGGAATATTAACTGAAGCTGAAACCAGAAAAATAACCTCATATAATACAGTTAGCCAGATTATAAGTGATATAGAAACTCAACTTAGTGAAGAACGGTCTGTAATCGCTGGTGTTGTAGTACAACCAACATTTTGGTTATCCCCTGGAAATAATTTTATAGATGTCCCTTCCATTGAATCTGTTGAAGGTTATCATGCAATTGTAATTGTAGGTTATGGAGAAAGAAATGATGGAAACAAATGTTTTATTATTAGGAATAGTTGGGGTGCAGATTGGGGAGATAGTGGCTACGCATATGTTTCTTATGAATATTTTACAAAATATAGTATTGGAACCTGGACTATTCCTAAGGGGGCATAA
- the mreC gene encoding rod shape-determining protein MreC, translated as MPQFFLNKRLILLLVSIIFLVALIGYSLKEDRELTWPEQFVKDSTGLFQTVFHKPAQYVAGFFENVGDLKNTYEENKLLKSKIDEHMKIETELQALRRDNEKLREELGAQESLREYNPIPAALIARNPDPGRWFDLITIDKGSQHGVEKDMAVITNKGLIGKVKSTSKFNSTVQLLSSPDRKNRIAAEIQGKDGQPNIFGLIEGYDEKKKALLLKKIESDVKIEKGQKVVTSGSSGIFPEGLVIGEVLEVEPDSYGLSQMAYIKPEADLYDIDRVFVTDRVKETIDITNMDPEEEEES; from the coding sequence ATGCCGCAGTTTTTCTTGAATAAACGTCTTATCCTGCTCCTGGTCAGTATTATCTTTTTAGTGGCATTGATCGGCTATTCGCTAAAAGAAGACAGAGAGCTTACTTGGCCGGAGCAATTTGTCAAAGATTCAACAGGATTATTTCAGACAGTCTTTCATAAGCCCGCACAATATGTAGCGGGCTTCTTTGAGAATGTCGGCGATCTTAAAAATACGTATGAAGAAAACAAGCTCCTCAAAAGCAAGATCGATGAGCATATGAAAATTGAAACAGAGCTGCAGGCTCTCAGACGCGATAATGAAAAGCTGCGCGAAGAGCTGGGTGCACAGGAATCATTAAGGGAATACAACCCCATTCCGGCAGCGCTGATTGCCCGCAACCCGGACCCGGGCAGATGGTTTGATCTGATTACCATTGATAAAGGATCACAGCACGGCGTTGAAAAGGATATGGCTGTTATTACAAATAAAGGCCTGATCGGGAAAGTGAAGAGCACTTCTAAATTCAACTCCACCGTTCAGCTTTTAAGTTCCCCTGACCGGAAAAACCGGATCGCGGCTGAAATTCAGGGCAAAGACGGACAGCCGAATATTTTCGGTCTGATCGAAGGATATGACGAGAAGAAAAAAGCTCTTCTGCTTAAGAAGATTGAATCGGACGTCAAAATCGAAAAAGGCCAGAAAGTTGTGACTTCCGGCAGCAGCGGAATCTTCCCGGAAGGACTTGTTATTGGTGAAGTGCTCGAGGTTGAACCAGATTCCTACGGACTATCGCAAATGGCCTACATTAAGCCGGAAGCAGATCTGTATGATATTGACCGGGTATTTGTAACAGACAGAGTAAAAGAAACAATCGATATTACAAATATGGATCCAGAGGAGGAGGAGGAATCATGA
- a CDS encoding 4'-phosphopantetheinyl transferase superfamily protein yields the protein MLDSPINKSSSKLLNKKIHAFIKGYTTEDLNCLHKEELELWENNKRYLRNGCNWLAGRITAKYSIIRCLGLDNEDIKLLNIKNRRNGSPFLFNYDNDIRFSIAHCRGVGFSCSSSEFNSIGCDIEKIKIRHYKFPNYFLSECEKDLWLRETSKEDMHTLLTIAWSSKEACYKCLSSIGYNVESIFDINIHSIILEEKQFKFSFEKNEGIGYWDKYSDFVLSIAVKL from the coding sequence ATGCTTGATAGCCCAATAAATAAAAGTAGCTCTAAGCTCCTAAATAAAAAAATACATGCATTTATTAAGGGATATACTACTGAAGATTTAAATTGTTTACATAAAGAAGAGCTAGAATTATGGGAAAATAATAAGAGGTATTTAAGAAACGGTTGTAATTGGTTGGCTGGTAGAATTACTGCAAAATATTCAATAATAAGATGTCTAGGTTTAGACAATGAAGATATAAAATTATTAAATATTAAAAATAGAAGAAATGGTTCACCTTTTCTATTTAATTATGATAATGATATAAGGTTTTCTATTGCACATTGTAGAGGGGTTGGGTTTTCTTGTTCTAGCTCGGAATTTAATTCTATAGGCTGCGACATAGAAAAAATTAAAATTAGGCACTATAAATTCCCTAACTATTTTTTGTCTGAATGTGAAAAGGATTTGTGGCTAAGGGAAACTTCCAAAGAAGATATGCATACATTGTTAACTATTGCTTGGAGTTCTAAGGAAGCTTGTTATAAGTGCTTATCTTCTATTGGTTACAATGTTGAATCAATATTTGACATAAATATCCACAGTATTATTTTAGAAGAAAAACAGTTTAAGTTTTCCTTTGAGAAAAATGAGGGGATAGGCTATTGGGATAAGTATTCTGATTTTGTACTAAGTATAGCTGTGAAATTATAA
- the minC gene encoding septum site-determining protein MinC: MKAQKQHYVTIKGTKDGLTLHLDDSCSFEELLNDLEQMLSLKQYIHEDGPTITVNVKAGNRLLHRSHQEQIEAVIQKKRNLVVETFESNVVTKEHAARMKKEAEIVSVAKVIRSGQVLKVDGDLLLIGDVNPGGTVIAGGNIFIMGTLRGIAHAGYNGKSSAVIAASVMMPSQIRIGSTVGRAPDYVREETHEMECAYIDESESIVIDRLQQLTHLRPELTRFEGGI, encoded by the coding sequence ATGAAGGCTCAAAAACAGCATTATGTCACGATAAAAGGCACGAAAGACGGCTTAACCCTGCATCTTGATGATTCGTGTTCGTTTGAAGAACTGCTGAATGATCTTGAGCAGATGCTGTCTCTGAAACAGTATATACATGAAGATGGGCCAACGATCACCGTTAACGTAAAAGCGGGCAACCGCCTGCTTCACAGAAGCCATCAGGAACAAATTGAGGCTGTGATTCAGAAAAAGCGTAATCTGGTTGTTGAAACATTCGAAAGCAATGTTGTTACAAAAGAACATGCCGCACGCATGAAGAAAGAAGCGGAAATCGTTTCTGTGGCAAAGGTCATCCGTTCAGGCCAGGTTCTTAAGGTTGACGGTGATCTTCTTTTGATAGGAGATGTGAATCCTGGCGGCACTGTGATTGCCGGGGGCAACATTTTCATTATGGGAACACTCAGAGGAATTGCTCATGCCGGATATAACGGGAAGAGCTCAGCTGTCATTGCCGCATCCGTGATGATGCCGTCGCAAATCCGGATTGGCTCAACAGTCGGCAGAGCGCCTGATTATGTCCGGGAAGAAACGCATGAGATGGAATGTGCGTACATAGATGAAAGCGAGTCGATCGTCATTGACCGACTGCAGCAGTTAACTCATTTACGACCTGAATTGACAAGGTTTGAGGGAGGAATTTAA
- the minD gene encoding septum site-determining protein MinD, which translates to MGEAIVITSGKGGVGKTTTSANLGTSLAILGKRVCLIDTDIGLRNLDVVMGLENRIIYDLVDVVEGRCKIHQALVKDKRFEDRLYLLPAAQTSDKSAVNPDQMKKLVDELKQDYDYIVIDCPAGIEQGFKNAVAGADKAIVVTTPETSAVRDADRIIGLLEREESIEPPKLVINRIRNHLVKDGDMLDIDDIVAHLSIDLIGIVADDDDVIKASNKGEPIAMDASNRASIAYRNIARRILGEAVPLQSLEDANPGMFTKIKRFFGVRV; encoded by the coding sequence GTGGGTGAGGCAATCGTTATTACCTCTGGCAAAGGCGGAGTTGGAAAAACAACGACTTCTGCCAATCTAGGAACATCATTGGCGATTTTAGGAAAACGGGTATGTCTCATTGATACTGACATCGGTCTTCGAAACCTCGATGTTGTAATGGGACTTGAAAACCGGATCATTTATGATCTGGTGGATGTTGTAGAAGGGCGCTGCAAAATTCATCAGGCTCTGGTTAAAGATAAACGCTTTGAAGACAGGCTTTACCTGCTTCCTGCTGCTCAGACGAGCGACAAGTCGGCTGTGAATCCCGACCAGATGAAAAAGCTTGTTGATGAGCTGAAACAGGACTACGATTATATCGTGATCGACTGTCCGGCAGGCATTGAGCAGGGCTTTAAAAACGCAGTCGCAGGGGCGGACAAGGCAATTGTCGTAACAACTCCCGAAACATCTGCGGTGCGGGATGCAGACCGAATTATCGGACTGCTTGAACGTGAAGAAAGCATTGAGCCTCCAAAACTTGTGATTAACCGGATACGGAATCATCTCGTAAAAGACGGCGATATGCTTGATATAGATGATATTGTTGCTCATCTGTCGATTGACCTCATTGGGATTGTAGCGGATGACGATGATGTGATTAAAGCTTCCAATAAAGGCGAGCCGATCGCAATGGACGCTTCAAACCGCGCATCCATTGCCTACCGGAACATCGCGCGCCGGATCCTTGGCGAAGCCGTTCCTCTTCAGTCGCTTGAGGATGCGAATCCGGGCATGTTTACAAAAATCAAACGCTTTTTCGGTGTAAGAGTATAA